The genome window TTTGAATGATGGCGCAGGCGCTGTCGTGCTGATGAACGCCTCGGTGGCCGCCAAGCGCGGAATCAAGCCGCTGGCCCGGCTGGTGGCGTATGCCCACGCTGGCGTGGACCCTTCCATCATGGGTATTGGCCCTGTGCCGGCCACGCAGGCGGCGTTAAAGCGCGCCGGTCTGACCGTGGACCAGCTTGACGTGATCGAAGCTAACGAGGCGTTTGCGGCTCAGGCTTGCGCCGTGGCGCGTGAACTGAAGCTGGACCCGGCCAAGGTCAACCCGAACGGCAGCGGCATCGGCTTGGGCCATCCTATTGGCGCGACGGGCGCGATCATCACCGTCAAGGCTTTGCATGAACTGCAACGCGTGGGCGGCCGCTACGCCTTGGTGACGATGTGCATCGGCGGCGGGCAGGGTATCGCCGCGATCTTCGAGCGGATCTAAGCGCGCAGGCGGCAGGTGTTCCGGCCGGCCTGGCCTGACCGGGCCGGGTAGTACGGAACGCCTGACCTACAATCCCGCCATGCATAAATCGAATTTTCCCTCTGAACTCGACCAGCCGACCCTGTCCGAAACGGATGGCGTGCGCTATCTGCACTTCAACACCGAGTGGGTGCAAGGCGCCATGCGCGTCAAGAATCCGTCGGAGCTGGTGCTGGAATATACGGGCCAGATGATGGCCTGGTTGCTGTTTCTGGAACCGCCCAAAGAAGAGGCCATTGGCATGCTGGGCCTGGGTGCGGGGTCGCTCGTGCGGTTTTGCGTGAAGCACACGCGCAGTTCCTTGTTGGCCGTGGAGTGGAACCCGCGCGTGACTGCGGCCTGCCATATGTTCTTCCGTCTGCCCGGGTCGAACCGGCTGGAAGTCGAACATGCTGACGCCGGAGTCTGGGTGGCCGACCCGATGAATGCCGGGCGCTGCCCGGTGCTGATGGTTGATCTGTACGACGCGTCGGCAGAGGGGCCGGTTCGCGATAGCGTCAAGTTCTACCGCGACTGCCGCCGCGTGCTGGGAGACGTGGGCGTGCTGGCGGTGAACCTGTTTGGCCGTCACGAGAGCTTCACCAAGAACATCGACAACCTGTCCAAGGCGTTTGATGACCGGGTGGTGCTGCTGCCCGAAGTCGACGCGGGCAACCAGATCGTGCTGGCTTTTTCCGGCCCCCGCCTGGCGGTCACTCCGGCCGAACTCCTGGCGCGGGCGGAAGTCGTCGAGGCCAAGTACGGCTTGCCAGCGCGCCGTTGGGCGCGGGCGCTGACCAGCCACGCCGTGGACGGCACGATTCACTTCTAAGCCCGCTGCGATTGGGCGATTTTCATTAGGGTAGGTCCGGGGGCGCAGGGGGTTTACCTTTTTCCGCGCCCGGATTTATCATGGCTTATTCATAATTATGAATTACGGCGTACCTTCCGCCGTTCTTACATGAGCCATGAGCCAGCCTATCGTTCGCCAAGCGCTGTACCTGGAAGTCGCGGATCGCCTGCGTGGCATGATCCATGCGCGTGCACTGAGCAATGGCGAATGGATTGATGAACTGCGGCTGGCCGGCGAGCTCGGTATTTCCCGCACGCCCTTGCGTGAAGCGCTCAAGGTGCTGGCTACCGAGGGTCTTGTACGTCTGGAGCCGCGCCGCGGCTGCTTCGTCAACGAGTTGTCCGCCAAAGACCTGGAAGACATTTTTCCGCTGATGGCCATGCTGGAAGGGCGCTGCGCGTACGAGGCTGCCCGCAAGGCAACCGACGAGCAACTGGCCGCGCTGGAACCCTTGCATGCCGCCCTGGCAGGGCACGCCAAAGCTGGCCGCATTGACGCCTATTACCAAACAAACTACTTGATCCATGAAGCCGTGCAGGCCTTGGCCGGCAACCAATGGCTGACGGACATGGTGGGTAATCTGCGCAAGGTGCTGAGTTTGTCGCGCCATCGCAGTCTGTCGCGGCCGGGCCGCATCCATGCGTCCTGCGCCGAACATCTGGCGATTTTCGCCGCCTTGAAAGCGCACGACAGCGACGCCGCGCAAGCGCTGGCGCATACCCACTTAATGCGGCAGCTGGATGCGCTGCGCGTGTTGGCCAATGAAGACGCCGCCGGTCCGGTGTTGTCCGATCCCATCGTTATCGAGGAGCCTGCCCATGCCCATACCCGCCAATCTCGCGCCCGCGCGCGGCGCACGCACGCCTGAGCCCGACGCCGATCCGATCGACGCGGCGTCGGCGGCGGAAGGTTCCAGCCTGATCACCCGCTTGGGTCGCTTGTGGGATCGCGGGCGTTTGCCCAGCGAGTCCGAGGTCCGGCGCTTGTTCGAGGCACGGCTGACCGACGTGGCGGCCAACAAGCTGGCGCGCCGCTGGTGCGAACAGTACACCGCAGCAGACGGCAAGGACCGCCGGCTGATGCTGGCCGCCTTGGCGCAGGTGCGGGCCACTTACGCGGCCGACGGCGGCGAGGGCACGCGCTTGTTCAAGCGCTTCAATGCCCAGCCCCAAGGGTTGCGCTTCCTGGTGGAATTGCGCGCCGACATGCTGCGCTGGCGCAAACAGGTGGCGGGCATACAAGGCTTGGATAAGGAGCTGGAAGCGCTGCTGTCCGTGTGGTTCGACGTGGGCTTGCTGGAACTGCGCCCGTTGACCTGGGATTCTCCGGCTTCGTTGCTGGAAAAACTGATTCTTTACGAGGCCGTCCACGAGATCAAATCGTGGGATGACCTGCGCCGCCGCGTGTCGCCCGACCGCCGCTGCTATGCGTACTTTCATCCGCAGATGCCGGGCGTGCCGCTGATCTTTGTGGAAGTGGCGTTTGCCAGCCAGATGGCGGACAACGTGCAACTGCTGCTGGACAGCACTTTGCCGCCGCAGGATCTGGACCGCGCCCGCTGGGCGATCTTCTATTCCATCTCGAATACGCAGCCGGGCTTGAAGGGCATCAGCTTTGGCAACTTTCTGCTCAAGCGCGTGGTGGAGCAGTTGCTTGAAGAATTACCCAAGCTCAAGGCCTTTGCGACCCTTTCGCCGATTCCGGGTTTTTCAGACTGGCTGGGCAAGCTGGACGCCGACGGCGTGGAAGCCATTGTGCGCGAAGACAAATCGCGCACCAAGGATCGCAAGCGGGCGGGCGTGCCTGACGGGCAGCGCTGGGTTGCGCGGTTGGCC of Achromobacter seleniivolatilans contains these proteins:
- a CDS encoding spermidine synthase, whose product is MHKSNFPSELDQPTLSETDGVRYLHFNTEWVQGAMRVKNPSELVLEYTGQMMAWLLFLEPPKEEAIGMLGLGAGSLVRFCVKHTRSSLLAVEWNPRVTAACHMFFRLPGSNRLEVEHADAGVWVADPMNAGRCPVLMVDLYDASAEGPVRDSVKFYRDCRRVLGDVGVLAVNLFGRHESFTKNIDNLSKAFDDRVVLLPEVDAGNQIVLAFSGPRLAVTPAELLARAEVVEAKYGLPARRWARALTSHAVDGTIHF
- a CDS encoding malonyl-CoA decarboxylase domain-containing protein, which translates into the protein MPIPANLAPARGARTPEPDADPIDAASAAEGSSLITRLGRLWDRGRLPSESEVRRLFEARLTDVAANKLARRWCEQYTAADGKDRRLMLAALAQVRATYAADGGEGTRLFKRFNAQPQGLRFLVELRADMLRWRKQVAGIQGLDKELEALLSVWFDVGLLELRPLTWDSPASLLEKLILYEAVHEIKSWDDLRRRVSPDRRCYAYFHPQMPGVPLIFVEVAFASQMADNVQLLLDSTLPPQDLDRARWAIFYSISNTQPGLKGISFGNFLLKRVVEQLLEELPKLKAFATLSPIPGFSDWLGKLDADGVEAIVREDKSRTKDRKRAGVPDGQRWVARLASAAQGKAPDVVKRAGFRLAATYLQSMKNGLPLDAVARFHLGNGARIERLNWAADTSPKGLKQSCALMVNYLYELDELDTNLAKLGDGKPQVSRGVGRVA
- a CDS encoding GntR family transcriptional regulator → MSQPIVRQALYLEVADRLRGMIHARALSNGEWIDELRLAGELGISRTPLREALKVLATEGLVRLEPRRGCFVNELSAKDLEDIFPLMAMLEGRCAYEAARKATDEQLAALEPLHAALAGHAKAGRIDAYYQTNYLIHEAVQALAGNQWLTDMVGNLRKVLSLSRHRSLSRPGRIHASCAEHLAIFAALKAHDSDAAQALAHTHLMRQLDALRVLANEDAAGPVLSDPIVIEEPAHAHTRQSRARARRTHA